A genomic stretch from Erigeron canadensis isolate Cc75 chromosome 9, C_canadensis_v1, whole genome shotgun sequence includes:
- the LOC122582408 gene encoding inositol-tetrakisphosphate 1-kinase 1-like has product MAESITPDRDRYIVGYALSTRKLSSFMTPHLINHAKHHAAIDFVKIDTSKPLTQQSPFHCILHKIKTNEWKLNLHDYTLKNPTTIIIDPPSKIERLHNRISMLEFIPNQLKIPNLNIPNQHIVEDSSTLSIINPELKFPVIAKPLVADGSTNSHNMSLVLNQQGLTKLDIEFPVVLQQFVNHGGVIFKVYVAGDYVKCVVRGSLADISDEMRKKMSLESEGVLCFSQISNSAMASDAVEMPATEFVANVAKRMREVLGLRLFNFDMVRDCHNGSGYLVIDINYFPGYEKLPSYETVITDFLLDVLKSQ; this is encoded by the coding sequence ATGGCAGAATCTATAACCCCAGATCGTGATCGATACATAGTGGGTTACGCTTTATCTACAAGAAAACTGTCCTCTTTCATGACACCACATTTGATCAATCACGCCAAACATCACGCCGCCATTGATTTCGTCAAAATTGACACATCCAAACCCCTTACTCAACAATCTCCATTCCATTGCATCCTTCACAAAATCAAAACTAACGAATGGAAGCTTAATCTCCATGATTACACTCTCAAAAACCCAACTACTATAATCATCGATCCGCCTTCGAAAATTGAACGCCTCCATAACCGTATTTCAATGCTAGAATTCATACCAAATCAGCTCAAAATCCCAAACTTAAACATCCCAAATCAGCATATTGTTGAAGATTCTTCAACATTGTCAATTATtaatcctgaattaaaattccCAGTTATTGCTAAACCACTTGTTGCAGATGGGAGCACCAACTCACACAACATGTCTTTGGTGTTGAATCAACAAGGGCTGACTAAACTCGATATCGAATTCCCGGTTGTTTTGCAGCAGTTTGTGAATCATGGAGGTGTTATATTTAAGGTTTATGTAGCAGGTGATTACGTGAAATGTGTAGTACGAGGTTCGTTGGCTGATATATCCGATGAAATGCGGAAGAAAATGTCGTTGGAATCAGAGGGTGTTTTGTGTTTTTCGCAGATATCGAATTCTGCAATGGCTAGTGATGCAGTGGAGATGCCTGCGACGGAATTTGTTGCGAATGTGGCTAAAAGGATGAGGGAGGTTTTAGGATTGcgtctttttaattttgatatggttAGAGATTGTCACAATGGAAGTGGGTATTTGGTGATTGATATTAATTACTTTCCGGGTTATGAGAAATTGCCTTCTTATGAGACTGTCATAACAGATTTCTTGTTAGATGTTCTGAAATCGCAGTGA
- the LOC122581663 gene encoding E3 ubiquitin-protein ligase DIS1-like, with amino-acid sequence MSAISYYDDMQDTPEVIDPPQVEDSMDVMELVHVHDPAPNASKANQLGTSSVRDLLECPVCLNAMYPPIHQCSNGHTLCSGCKPRVHNRCPTCRHELGNIRCLALEKVAASLELPCKYQSYGCVGIYPYYSKLKHESQCVFRPYNCPYAGSECTVVGDIPYLVSHLKDGHKVDMHNGSTFNHRYVKSNPHEVENATWMLTVFSCYGQYFCLHFEAFQLGMAPVYIAFLRFMGDDDEAKNYSYSLEVGGNGRKMTWQGVPRSIRDSHRKVRDSFDGLIIQRNMALFFSGGDRKELKLRVTGKIWKEQ; translated from the exons ATGTCTGCAATATCTTATTATGATGACATGCAAGATACCCCAGAGGTCATCGATCCTCCTCAAGTTGAAGATTCAATGGATGTAATGGAACTTGTACATGTTCATGATCCTGCTCCAAATGCTTCAAAAGCTAATCAACTCGGGACTAGTAGTGTTCGTGACCTTTTAGAATGCCCAGTTTGCTTGAATGCCATGTACCCTCCTATCCATCAG TGCTCAAATGGTCACACATTATGTTCTGGCTGCAAACCTCGGGTGCACAACCGTTGTCCGACATGCAGACATGAACTTGGAAACATTAGATGTCTTGCACTTGAGAAAGTAGCTGCGTCTCTTGAACTTCCTTGTAAATATCAGAGTTACGGGTGTGTTGGAATCTATCCGTACTACAGCAAGTTAAAACACGAATCTCAATGTGTATTCCGACCCTATAATTGTCCCTATGCGGGCTCAGAATGCACAGTTGTTGGTGATATCCCTTATCTAGTATCCCATTTAAAAGATGGCCATAAAGTCGACATGCATAATGGCAGTACTTTTAATCATCGTTATGTCAAATCAAACCCTCACGAGGTTGAGAATGCGACGTGGATGCTTACG GTATTTAGTTGCTACGGTCAGTACTTCTGTCTACATTTTGAGGCCTTCCAGCTTGGGATGGCACCCGTTTATATTGCTTTTCTGCGATTTATGGGTGATGACGACGAGGCAAAGAATTACAGCTACAGTCTTGAGGTTGGAGGTAATGGAAGGAAGATGACGTGGCAAGGAGTCCCAAGAAGCATAAGAGATAGTCACAGAAAAGTTCGTGATAGTTTCGATGGTCTTATTATTCAAAGGAATATGGCACTTTTCTTTTCTGGGGGTGATAGGAAGGAATTGAAGCTCAGAGTTACTGGAAAGATTTGGAAAGAACAGTGA